In a single window of the Centroberyx gerrardi isolate f3 chromosome 17, fCenGer3.hap1.cur.20231027, whole genome shotgun sequence genome:
- the yipf6 gene encoding protein YIPF6, translating to MAEVEEASKPFAGLSDVSISEDIPVEGDISVPVGSSKQDDEYSTLDEPVKDTILRDLKAVGNKFVHVMYPKKSSALLRDWDLWGPLLLCVALALMLQGGSADSKDDGGPQFAEVFVIIWFGSIIITLNSKLLGGTISFFQSLCVLGYCVMPLTVAMVVCRVVLLGGSGTVSFVVRLVVVTASFGWSTFASTAFLADSQPPNRKALVVYPVFLFYFVIGWMILTFSPSQ from the coding sequence ATGGCGGAAGTCGAGGAGGCCAGCAAGCCGTTCGCGGGTCTGTCCGACGTGTCCATCTCGGAGGATATTCCCGTTGAGGGAGACATCTCCGTCCCGGTCGGCTCCTCCAAACAGGACGATGAGTACTCCACCCTGGACGAGCCGGTGAAGGACACCATCCTGCGGGACCTGAAGGCGGTGGGCAACAAGTTCGTCCACGTCATGTACCCGAAGAAGAGCTCGGCGCTGCTGCGGGACTGGGACCTGTGGGGCCCGCTGCTGCTGTGCGTCGCCCTGGCGCTGATGCTGCAGGGCGGCTCGGCGGACAGCAAGGACGACGGCGGCCCGCAGTTCGCCGAGGTGTTTGTCATCATCTGGTTCGgctccatcatcatcaccctGAACTCCAAGCTGCTGGGCGGGACCATCTCCTTCTTCCAGAGCCTCTGCGTGCTCGGGTACTGCGTCATGCCGCTCACCGTGGCCATGGTGGTGTGCCGGGTCGTCCTGCTCGGCGGGTCCGGCACAGTGAGCTTCGTCGTCCGGCTGGTCGTGGTCACCGCCTCGTTCGGCTGGTCCACCTTCGCCTCCACGGCTTTCCTCGCCGACAGCCAGCCGCCCAACCGCAAAGCCCTGGTGGTCTACCCGGTGTTCCTCTTCTACTTCGTGATCGGATGGATGATCCTCACCTTCTCCCCCTCTCAGTGA